One window of Nymphaea colorata isolate Beijing-Zhang1983 chromosome 1, ASM883128v2, whole genome shotgun sequence genomic DNA carries:
- the LOC116246274 gene encoding zinc finger CCCH domain-containing protein 59 → MSSSSSSSSPRVLLSGDVLGRLPILFKRVCAVNKSNGPFDFLLCVGQFFPDDPELLGEFMDFVEGRREVPIPTYFIGDYGVSAAKILAAATRDPANLGFKTDGVKLCDNLYWLKGSGRFVLHNLFIAYLSGRCSSKGQPTGVYGEDDIDALRALAEEPGVTDLFLTNEWPRGICNGADTSSALPDVLSSAGTDAIVSELAAEIKPRYHIAGTKGVFYAREPYSNNAAVHVTRFLGLAAVGNTSKQKFIHALSPTPACKMSDAEIRTAPPNTTLSPYTVAEPQNICVKELERPRDDAQHWRYDVSRKRRRSDTEDGKRVCFNFVSTGSCSRGEKCDFHHDVEAREQFFKGACFDFIIKGKCERGQECKFRHSLSDENPRHGDHADTGAKGGRLSSQSSHCWFCLSSPNLESHLILSVGDAFYCALAKGPLVEDHVLLLPIEHVHNTLLVHEGAEVELLKFKSAIKAYFRSRGMALIVYEFISNPSRTTHANLQAVPLPLSKASEVRQHFISAAKKLGFEFSVHMPTSEVDARQELRSQLDRSSSFFYLELAEGSILSHSIGDNEKFPVQFGREVLAGVLNQKDRADWRKCKLSKDEEIQMAEDFKKGFEEFDPNR, encoded by the exons ATGTCTTCATCGTCGTCGTCTTCGTCCCCCCGAGTGTTGCTGTCCGGGGACGTCCTAGGCCGTCTCCCCATTCTCTTCAAGCGAGTCTGTGCG GTGAACAAATCCAATGGGCCCTTCGACTTTCTCCTCTGCGTGGGGCAGTTCTTCCCGGACGACCCTGAGCTCCTTGGCGAGTTCATGGACTTCGTCGAAGGCCGCCGCGAGGTCCCCATACCGACCTACTTCATCGGCGACTATGGCGTTAGTGCTGCGAAGATCCTCGCAGCTGCCACTAGGGACCCAGCGAACTTGGGTTTCAAAACCGACGGTGTGAAGCTCTGCGACAATCTCTACTGGTTAAAAGGAAGCGGGCGATTCGTTCTCCACA ATCTATTTATAGCTTACTTATCTGGAAGATGTTCATCCAAGGGTCAGCCAACTGGGGTATATGGTGAAGATGATATCGATGCCTTGCGAGCTTTAGCTGAAGAACCTGGCGTCACTGATCTGTTTCTAAC CAATGAATGGCCAAGAGGTATTTGTAATGGAGCTGATACTTCCAGTGCTTTGCCTGATGTCTTATCATCTGCAGGCACTGACGCAATTGTGTCTGAGTTAGCTGCAGAAATTAAGCCTCG CTATCATATAGCAGGTACGAAAGGTGTGTTTTATGCACGAGAGCCATACAGTAATAATGCAGCTGTGCATGTCACAAGATTTCTTGGCCTTGCAGCTGTTGGAAACACCTCTAAACAG AAATTTATACATGCACTTTCTCCTACCCCTGCATGTAAAATGTCCGATGCTGAAATTCGCACTGCTCCTCCAAATACTACATTATCACCATACACTGTTGCTGAACCACAAAATATTTGTGTGAAAGAACTGGAGAGACCTAGAGATGATGCTCAGCATTGGCGGTATGATGTTTCCCGTAAGAGGCGTAGATCCGACACTGAAGATGGTAAAAGAGTCtgtttcaattttgtttctACAGGGTCATGCTCTCGAGGAGAGAAGTGCGACTTCCATCATGATGTGGAAGCTCGAGAACAATTTTTTAAAGGTGCATGCTTTGACTTCATTATCAAAGGAAAGTGTGAACGGGGTCAAGAATGCAAATTTCGCCATAGCTTATCTGACGAAAATCCAAG GCATGGTGATCATGCTGATACTGGAGCAAAAGGTGGGCGCTTGAGTAGTCAGTCAAGTCATTGTTGGTTCTGCTTGTCAAGCCCCAATTTGGAATCACACCTTATACTTTCAGTTGGAGATGCCTTCTATTGTGCACTGGCCAAGGGCCCATTAGTTGAAGACCATGTGCTTTTATTACCAATTGAACATGTTCACAATACTCTGTTAGTTCATGAAGGTGCTGAGGTAGAACTTTTGAAGTTTAAAAGTGCAATTAAGGCATATTTCCGGAGTCGGGGCATGGCGTTAATAGTGTATGAGTTCATCTCAAATCCCAGTAGAACAACTCATGCTAACCTTCAG GCGGTTCCTCTGCCATTATCTAAAGCATCGGAGGTGCGGCAACATTTTATTTCAGCTGCAAAAAAATTAGGGTTTGAGTTTTCAGTTCACATGCCAA CCTCCGAGGTTGATGCTAGACAAGAATTGAGGTCACAACTTGACAGAAGCTCAAGCTTCTTTTATTTAGAACTTGCAGAAGGTTCAATACTCTCCCATTCTATTGGGGACAATGAGAAATTCCCTGTCCAATTTGGTCGCGAG GTTCTAGCAGGCGTGCTGAACCAGAAAGATAGAGCTGATTGGAGGAAATGTAAACTTAGCAAAGATGAAGAAATCCAGATGGCTGAAGATTTCAAGAAGGGATTTGAGGAATTTGATCCAAACCGATGA
- the LOC116245712 gene encoding LOB domain-containing protein 22-like, with amino-acid sequence MKEKPSCASCKHQRRRCNAYCPLAPYFPHDRLAQFLNVRKLFGVSNVLRIIKDLEPQQRDDAMRTIIFEAEVRARDPVRGCLGVIEDLQRQINWSRAELEVTLAHLRTVKQQRQTNHGIPAAAHLGGFPVGSFSSNRLYGMPLNPLLHTDGGRAGHGGRNMAGGVGIDI; translated from the coding sequence ATGAAGGAGAAGCCATCATGTGCATCGTGCAAGCATCAAAGAAGACGGTGTAATGCTTACTGCCCACTGGCACCATACTTCCCACACGATCGCCTTGCTCAGTTTCTCAACGTACGCAAACTGTTCGGCGTCAGCAATGTCCTTAGAATCATCAAGGATCTTGAACCACAGCAGAGGGACGATGCCATGAGGACCATCATCTTTGAGGCTGAAGTGAGGGCCAGAGATCCCGTCAGGGGCTGCCTCGGTGTCATCGAGGACCTCCAGAGGCAGATCAACTGGTCAAGGGCGGAGCTGGAGGTGACTCTTGCCCATCTTCGTACTGTCAAGCAGCAGCGACAGACCAATCATGGCATTCCGGCGGCTGCCCACCTTGGTGGCTTCCCGGTTGGCTCCTTCTCGTCGAACCGACTCTACGGTATGCCCTTGAATCCGCTGCTGCACACGGACGGTGGTCGTGCTGGACATGGCGGTCGTAACATGGCTGGGGGCGTCGGCATAGATATATGA
- the LOC116248486 gene encoding probable mitochondrial adenine nucleotide transporter BTL3 — protein sequence MNPFSSHCNNLRKYFPQLQQEKDGHSAFDTNRCFFHSPLSFSTFSAALSQPDHARELAAVTAHLCGLGSQLALKFRGLVLNINGLHVQSQDCLNFANISQAASSRGILALGQTHVNAEKEEEQEVQRKNEEGNRSNGRDSFAEMHKYLLAGAVSTIISRTSMAPLERIKLECMVRPHLTWITTIQWIWGSEGLLGFWKGNLLNLFRMVPFKSINFICYDLYCDRLRQVNGKQELTSHDRLIGGGISGVLATVLCLPLDTIRTRLLAPGGEALGGVVGCVVHMVRREGLLSLYKGLTPALLSMGPASAVFYGVYDILKASYLRSSPQALEKELVEMGPVRTLIYGAIAGACAETVTYPLEVVRRQLQLHTAAKVGLIAAFGKMIERDGFGSMFAGLVPSTMQVLPSAALSYLFYEMMKSILKIN from the exons ATGAACCCATTTTCTTCACACTGTAACAACCTGCGCAAGTACTTTCCACAGCTTCAGCAAGAAAAGGACGGCCATAGTGCCTTTGACACAAACAGATGTTTCTTCcattctcctctctctttctccaccTTCTCTGCAGCTCTCAGCCAGCCGGACCATGCTCGGGAGCTAGCGGCGGTCACAGCACATCTGTGCGGCCTAGGATCTCAGTTGGCCTTGAAGTTTCGAGGACTAGTTCTTAACATCAATGGACTGCATGTTCAGTCACAGGATTGTCTTAATTTCGCCAACATCTCACAGGCCGCAAGTTCTAGAGGTATCTTAGCATTAGGACAAACCCATGTCAAtgcagagaaagaagaagaacaagaggTACAGAGGAAAAATGAAGAGGGCAACAGATCAAACGGCAGGGACAGTTTTGCTGAAATGCACAAGTATCTTTTGGCTGGTGCGGTGTCAACGATTATTTCAAG AACAAGCATGGCTCCATTGGAAAGAATCAAGCTGGAATGCATGGTTCGGCCACACCTGACATGGATCACCACCATCCAATGGATATGGGGTTCCGAGGGGTTGTTGGGATTCTGGAAGGGCAATCTCCTCAACCTCTTCCGCATGGTCCCCTTCAAATCCATCAACTTCATCTGTTACGACCTCTACTGCGACCGCCTCCGCCAGGTTAATGGCAAGCAGGAACTCACAAGCCATGACAGGCTCATCGGCGGTGGCATCTCCGGCGTCCTAGCGACAGTTCTCTGCTTACCTCTTGATACG ATCAGAACCAGGCTTTTGGCACCGGGAGGGGAGGCTCTAGGAGGCGTGGTGGGGTGTGTCGTTCATATGGTTCGAAGAGAAGGGTTACTGTCTCTCTATAAGGGCCTGACTCCGGCACTGCTTAGCATGGGGCCGGCCAGTGCAGTGTTCTATGGCGTCTACGACATACTGAAAGCATCTTATCTGAGGTCGTCTCCACAGGCACTGGAGAAGGAGCTTGTTGAGATGGGGCCTGTAAGGACACTCATTTATGGTGCCATTGCAGGTGCTTGTGCAGAAACAGTGACCTACCCTCTAGAAGTGGTCCGCAGGCAGCTTCAACTTCACACTGCTGCCAAGGTCGGTCTGATTGCTGCATTTGGGAAAATGATTGAGAGAGATGGGTTCGGATCCATGTTTGCTGGCCTCGTTCCTAGCACCATGCAG GTTTTGCCATCCGCAGCTCTTAGCTATCTCTTCTACGAGATGATGAAGTCGATACTGAAAATCAATTGA
- the LOC116268396 gene encoding uncharacterized protein LOC116268396 codes for MKSFLIYVLVAVLLIYLINHGPKQQDHGSDHHRRLKLRSAFTFTKEKHDPVAFDPLIAEIERRREDRQWEQQYFQEHHKHLSLEDPAAPGHESQPEWEDFMDAEDYVNDEDRFNITSRLITLFPQIDVNPSDGFLSSDELTEWNYQLALKEVMHRTERDMEIQDKNRDGFVSFQEYDPPSWVRQSENDSLAFQLGWWREEHFNASDEDGDGRLNMTEFNNFLHPSDSNNKKLHMWLCKEEVRERDTNKDGKIDFQEFFHGLFDMIRNYDDPDHNASHVFETSREVPAKKLFGELDRDNDGYVSADELLPIVNKLHPGERFYAKQQADYTIMQADKNKDGRLDVHEMIENPYVFYNAVFADDEDDDYDYHDEFR; via the exons ATGAAGTCGTTCCTCATCTACGTGTTGGTGGCGGTGCTGCTCATCTACCTCATTAACCATGGACCCAAGCAACAGGACCACGGGTCTGACCATCACCGCCGCCTGAAGCTGCGCTCGGCCTTCACATTCACCAAAGAGAAGCATGATCCCGTTGCCTTTGACCCACTGATCGCCGAGATCGAGCGGCGGAGGGAGGACAGGCAATGGGAGCAGCAGTACTTTCAGGAGCACCACAAGCATCTGTCCCTCGAGGATCCGGCTGCTCCTGGCCACGAATCCCAGCCGGAGTGGGAGGATTTCATGGACGCCGAGGACTATGTCAATGACGAGGACCGCTTCAACATCACTTCCCGGCTGATTACCTTATTTCCGCAGATCGACGTGAACCCCTCGGACGGATTCCTGAGTTCCGATGAGCTGACGGAGTGGAACTACCAGCTGGCCCTCAAGGAGGTGATGCACCGGACGGAGAGGGACATGGAGATCCAGGACAAGAATCGGGATGGGTTCGTCTCGTTTCAGGAGTATGATCCACCTAGCTGGGTTCGCCAATCTG AAAATGATTCACTTGCTTTCCAGCTGGGATGGTGGAGAGAAGAGCATTTTAATGCTTCAGATGAAGATGGAGATGGTCGTTTAAATATGACAGAGTTTAACAA TTTCTTGCATCCATCTGACAGCAATAACAAGAAGCTCCACATGTGGCTGTGCAAAGAGGAAGTGAG GGAAAGAGATACTAATAAGGATGGGAAGATTGACTTTCAAGAATTTTTCCATGGCTTATTTGACATGATACGAAACTATGATGATCCAGACCATAATGCTTCACATGTGTTTGAAACCTCAAGAGAGGTACCAGCAAAGAAGCTTTTTGGAGAGCTTGACAGAGATAATGATGG gTACGTGTCAGCAGATGAACTACTGCCTATTGTTAATAAACTTCATCCAGGTGAACGTTTTTATGCAAAGCAGCAGGCAGATTACACAATAATGCAG GCTGACAAAAATAAGGATGGACGCTTGGATGTGcatgaaatgattgaaaatCCATATGTTTTTTACAATGCTGTTTTTGCtgacgatgaagatgatgattaCGATTACCACGATGAATTCCGTTGA
- the LOC116246358 gene encoding uncharacterized protein LOC116246358: MEEDTNAKKEEEEFNTGPLSVLMMSVKNNTQVLINCRNNKKLLGRVRAFDRHCNMVLENVREMWTEVPKTGKGKKKAQPVNKDRFISKMFLRGDSVIIVLRNPS; this comes from the exons ATGGAGGAGGATACAAAT GcgaagaaagaggaggaggaattTAACACCGGTCCTCTCTCTGTGTTGATGATGAGTGTTAAGAATAACACGCAG GTTCTAATTAACTGTCGGAACAACAAGAAGCTTCTCGGCCGTGTTCGTGCTTTTGACAGGCACTGCAATATGGTTCTGGAGAATGTCAGAGAGATGTGGACAGAG GTCCCAAAGACTGGTAAAGGCAAGAAGAAGGCTCAGCCCGTGAACAAGGATAGGTTCATCAGTAAGATGTTTCTGCGAGGGGACTCGGTGATCATCGTCCTTAGAAACCCCAGCTGA